The genomic stretch ttatgatttgctcagaatcatgctgaaccccaacagccacaagcactcctccacctgatttcttatcagatagtgatagatcacgatcgctcctgaacacattaaaggaactgttgaaaacttcttcacttttaatatcttcgttccagttcgtttccgttgctaagatgattgagtataaacatccacttattctgttattaatgtgattaattttgagtgcactgcgcatcctgttgaaattctgagcataaatcaaaacttcattgactactggcgttgttttttctttctctgagcgtcactgattttgagaacacgaatgcttacaataacatccatcacacgggaaacttgctgatctgaaattattgttattgttatagttgtggctgccagccaaatggtaaggacacgatacagctgaagaggtcgcgggagtcgttaagttgagcgggctcgttgaaacggtaggcatgaaagatgattgtgactcattattcgctgggtacggattaagtatttcgcctcgttgaaaagagatatgctggagattaggtgggggtcgagaaaatttatccttcgctgcagcaagaagcacacggtctggtggtagttggttgtagtagctgttgttaagattcctgttaagattgaggtaacgattcgggatttgattgttattattattgatgctgttattgttgttgttggagttgttaatgttgcggttgttgtagatgttattattgcgattgaagttattattgttgcggttctggtggttgttgttgctgcggttgttgtagatgttattgttgtgattgtagttgttattgttgcggttctggtggttgttattgctgcggtggttgtagatgttattgttgcgattgtaattgtcattgttgttcaggtggtagttattgttgcggttgttgtaattgttaccattgcggttgttgttgttagtattgttgttgtaagcctgttgtcgtcgattcctccttcttctgactgcatctgcattcttcaactgtaccaaacgacgccttttacgttcatcataatctgtccaattcgctttccaaactttttttgaacctaGAAACCGCCAACCTGAATTATTGGCATTATCCAAATTAAGTTCTGTTGCCAAACTTGGAAGTGAAACAGGTGAAGCTATTGGGGGAGTGGCAACACTCGCTGACTTAGATCTTAGTTCTTCGATGCAGGATGACAGAGTTTTAAGCTCATCTACAATGTTTATCTCTAACGGATTGGTTTGTATTGTACAGCTGGTTGCTGTTTCTACAAACAGCTGTCCTAACTGAGAAAGTTCGTTATTTATGCTGGTCAGCGATTCCGTTAATTCGTTCCGAAGTTCGTTCTTGAATTCCGAAAAAGCAATGTTAACGAGCTGCGTCAGGTGATTTTTAAGTGTAGGCATAACACCAGCCACACTGTTGGCTTTGATGTTTGACGTTAGCGCTTGGTTTATTTGTATAAGTGACTTGTCGATACCCTCTAGAGTTTCTGGAATTGTGCTTGGTTGTTCGAGTTGGGTCACAAGTCGATGAATCACCTCTGTATTATCATCAATCAATTTCGTCAGCTTGTTCTGCTGTTTGGTCAACgtgttcaattcaaacgatgcCGTTACTAAAAGTTGGCAGGAATCGCAGCACGGTAGCAGAAATGCAGTTGGATCTACGGCTGGTTTATCTTGTTTgtcttgtttgtcttttttaacGATACGCAGAGAACTTCTGCTTTTAGCAACTACTTCGGGGGGGCACGATACTCCCACACAGGAGGCATGGAATTTTCGATTACACCCTCCAACACACGACCAGAACACTTCGGCACCGGAGTCTTTCGCGCAGACTTCgcaaatttgattcatttttaccgacacaaaaacacaacaagcaaaataaaaactaagcgaaaaacaataatttgatttaaattcgcGCGTGGATAGGAGCTAACAACAAACACGTCCAACTTGGTTGACGACGAACGAACAATTCAGCCACAACACAGCGGGATGCAGTATATTTCGTGAATCCAACCACTTGGAAAGTTGCTGGCTTCAGCAAAGCTATTAAGGAGGTCAAGGGTTTCTGGTCCATGGACAGATTGGAcgaacttaatttatctcgagCATGGAACAACATAGAAAGTTACAATATTCAGTGGTTCAAATTTCTTCGAAGAAATTATTTAATAATTCAATTTAGGGTAGGGTTTTATTCAATcagggtaggtgagccagttatggttatatcgcataagcgcaatggtaccagtcATGGCACTACTCCATTAGAACTCCATATGCCATAACTGCTCCAGGCCATAACTGgaacattttttaggtattacCATAACTGGTACGTTTCCCCTAGTTTGCTTTCCAATTCTTTTCAACGATTgatttataattttaaatttccaatatttttcaTTACAACTGATGACATGATAACCAGTTACCACGAAACGAGTGTTGATTTAAATTTTGTGATCAATAAATTAATATTTGATACCTCGAAATATCCTCGTTATTTCTTCAATTCAGGTTTTTACCCGCAATAATCACCTTCAACTCAGAGTAGCTTTTGTTACAGTTAGGCAGGGAATCTTCGGGAACAAAAAGAAAACCGTTTACTCTTGCTCTGTTTACTTCACTTGGTTGCTATACAAACTCCATAACAACCAATTGCTGAGAGATTTATGATGTTGCACTCCATCAAGGCGATGGTTGCCTAGATCCGACAACACTTCTCCTCAACATTATGTGGTCGAATTGCGATTGACTCACCCAAAGGTTTGGTGAGAAGGTCGGCCATCTGCTCCGTGGGACAGTACCGAATGGATACGATACCAGCCTCTGATAAATCCTTCATGAAGCAGTACTTGGTGTCGATATGCTTCGATCTTCTTGAGTTTTTCTCTGATGCTGCAAGCGCAATGCAGCTCTGGTTGTCCTAATTGACGACAATAGGTAACATTAGATGCTCGCCCAGGTCGTCCACCAATCGTCGCAGCCACTGCAGCTCATGCAAGCATTCTGCCAGTGCGATATACTCTGCCTCGGTACTGGAAAGAGATACGCACGTCTGCTTTCTGCTTCCCCATCCAACTAGTCCGCCACCGTACTTGAAAATGTAGCCAGTGTTGGACTTCCTGTTGTCGACTTCACCAGCCCAATCTGCGTCGACGAAGCATTCCAGTTGAAGGTTACCTGCGCCACCCAAATGTAGCACGTGGTCTGCTGTACCTTTCAAGTAACGAAGCACtcaccaatcagtttgctttcttcaataagtaaactgtttgagagaattattcttaacagaatcatgtcacacatcaacgaaaattcaatttttgcaaatgaacagttaggatttcgccatgggcattccacaactcatcaattgcttagagttactaatatgatacgagctaacaaatctgaaggttattccactggagctgctcttttagacatagaaaaagcattcgacagtgtttggcataaaggtttgattgcgaaattgcaaacttttaattttccaattttcctaatcaaaattttaaaaaattatctaattgaacgaactctgcaggttgtctatcagaattcaaaatctgatagatttcctgtcagagcaggtgtaccccaaggttcagtcttgggtccagtcctgtacaacatactcacttcagatcttcctgatttgcctccaggatgcacaaagtcattgttctgcgatgacacaagcatttctgtgaaaggaaaaagtcttcgtgtcatatgcagtcgattgcagaaaagtttagatattttttcttcctacttgcaaaagtggaaaatctctcccaatgctacTAAAGCTCAAATGACtacctcaagccaaacaataatcacgttgtcaagatgaattgggttattttaagttgatctgacaaggttaagtacttgggactaatttattataaaaaccttattttcaaagagcacattgagagtatacaagccaagtgcatcaaatatacgagatgtttatatcctctcattaacaggaattctaaactttgtttaaaaaacaaacttttggtttgatacactcgaattacatagacttactggtgttgaaccattagaagctatgtcaaataaaattattaacaattttcgacaaaaatcgttgcaatcctcaattgctacgataagctctctttatagccaataagttagcaattaagttaggtgtaagtttactttcccttttctgacaagtaggtttaaatccctacgaatgataagtcctaattgcgaaagcaaacaaatgctaacaattaaaattacaaatttctaacagtgttgagaagtcaccatttgtgattggacacacatactcattatttactaatatttatcataaatacttaagctactaacaaatccccccccccccctttaaaaTAACGAAGCACTCGCTTCGCCTCGTTCCAGTCCGCCGATGTTGGTTTGGTGACACGCCGCCTGAGAATGGAAGTTGAGATGGCTATATCTGGGCGCGTATTGACAGCAATGTACAACAAAGCACCGATCAGACTTTGGTACTGTTGTTCATCTGCCAACGAGTCGCTATCCTCCTCCTTTTGTTGTACGAAACCTGTGATCATCGGGACACGAGAAGGATTGCAGTTCTCCATGTTGAATCGCGACAGGATCTTTAGCACATACGACTTCTGATCCAACACGAACCGGTCAGCTTTCTGGCAAACGTGGATTCCCAGGAAAAACTTCAAGTCGCCCAGTTACGTGATCTTGAAACTCTCGCTCAATGCACCGACCAATCGCCGATACTCCTGCACCGTGCTGCTTGCAATAACGATGTCGTCCACGTAGATCAGTATGTACGTGTACACACCGTCCGTAATCCGCAAGTAGAGGCACGGATCCGCCGATGACGGGTGGAACCCCATTTGCTTTAAAACCATATCAATGCGCTGGTTCCAAACCCGCGCTGCTTGCTTTAGTCCGTACAGGCTCCGCTTCATGTAGCACACGGTATTCGGATCGCCGTTCGAATATCCCGGAGGCTGCCTCATAAAAATCTCCTCCTGCAGGATGCCATGCAGATATGTGGTCTTAATATCTATGTGTTTCACAATCAATTCCCGTTTGCTTGCTATCGTCAGCACGGTACGGAACGTGATCTGCTTTACAACTGGCGCAAACACTTGATCGTAGTCAGTGCCGAACTTTTGGGAAAAGCCTTGCGCGACCAATCTGGCCTTGTACCGCACATTTTTTCCGGACTCATTTCCTTTGCACTTATACACCCACTTACAGCCAACAACATTGCGATTCTGGGGTAACTTGGCCAGGCTCCACGTTCCGTTGTTATGTAGGGATGCCATTTCTTCATCCATGGCCGCTTTCCATTTTGCACTGGCTGGGCTTGTGATCGCTTCGTTGTACGTTCTTGGTTATGCGCACGTGTTAACTATAGACACTAGATATATAGACCTGCGGACTGAATGGCAGCGAGCCAAAATAACTGTCAAACGTGCGAGCCAAAATGAACATAATAAAAATTTGTATCAAACAAATAacaagaatataaaaaaccagcGATTCCAGTGCTGCTGTCATTCACTACGcaggtatatatatatagtgtctatagTGTTAACTGCCAGACCAATCGTATCAGTATATCGCTCCGGTGGGATACCGCAGTTCGCTCTCTCTGATCGTCGCAAGCCACATTGTGCACCAAGAGTTTCCACAGGTTGCTCCTCTTGCAGCGGTACAACGGCGGGAGCTTTTGTAGGTTGCTTTTCCTTATCCTTCTCGTCGAGTTCCAAAAAACATACGTCAGTGCCCCAATCGTCGATGTCACGTGTGCAGACAGTCAGAATTATGCTGCTTACCATTAACCATCAGCATCTTTTCTGACACGTTTAGTCGGTATAAGCCAGCCATGCGATCTTCCGTCGCAACTACCGACCCGTCGTGAACCAACCTACACTGATTTGCATTGAATTCCACCCGGACACCTTTTTCAGCGAGTTTCGGCACGGAAATCAAACTGCCTTCTAGTCCCGGGGCAAAAATCACACCGGTCAACGTTATCGACACTTTTTCGTTACGTCCATTTACGCAGTTGATACATCTGGAATATTTAGGAGCGGCGCGCGCGTAAACCGTGCACCACCCgaagaatccaaatttttaaacatttgtttATGTCCAATCCCGTATACTCTCGAGAAAGCGAACGCACTTCGGAAGACGTGATTCTTTGATAGGTATACGTTGCATAGTTATTAGAtcaatcacgatatttatcaaCCAAACTCGATTTGCGACGCGCTTATATAAAAGCAACGAGCAGGCAATCTTCGGTTGAACGATCATCAGGGgaatcagggttgatatttgttgacactcttgagtgaaagtgaaaaaaagcatccataaacgttattttttcacaatcctttcagagttctcccttcctgCTTtttggaagtgaactgtcaaaacacctcattatttATCATGTGATGGAAGCAATACAACCAGGGCTCCTGATTCCTGCATTGAATCTTCATTCGCTTCGTGAACCGTTCGCTGTGGACTAATGTCAATGTAACACGAACGCATACTTCATCGGGCGCGTACATGTGTTCGGATGAACTGAAACGATCGATTCGTGTCTTTCCCTTTTCCTGCTGTTTCTCATTATTTGCCGATTGGATACGGTTCAAAATCACatcgatgcaactcagtaaatatttgtatcGGTTCACCGTGGCATTGATAGAGTCATCACGGCAAATCAAATCGGGACGAAGACAAAATAGCATTCGTCCCGAAGCGATCGTTCATACATTCGATGATGCTATGAAATGAGGCAACAGGCCATATGAATAAAAGTGCAAGCTTTAGGCTGATGTTACTGAAAGAGAAGCGGTGCAATTCTTGTCTTTCCTCACGTGGGGAATATTATCAACAATTAGGAGATATATAAAAACGCTTCGCTTTAAGTATGACATTATCCTTACTCATCCTGCGCCAATCTTATTGGAGAAGCAGAGTAGACTTTATGATTCGTACGGCCTAATGGGCCATTGGGGACGAAGAATGAATTACAAAATAGCGTATATGTGCTAATACGTGTGATGTTTAATTTATGATAAATGAATGCTAACtgatcacttgaaaaaaggtagtttgtttgctttttttcatttcaggTGTCTCAAAGTGTCAATTCATAACCAGTTATTCATAAATTGATTGAATGAATGAAAAAACGTTTGTTTTGGcatatgtgtcaaaatcgaaTGGCTATGCTGAATTgttaaatcatatttttttagttttcctgTCTTTCCTTCAACTAAATTAGCTTATACTTGGCGGTTGTAACGTAAACGTATATGAAACATATCTAAATTGACGATGAGGATGGCCGGATGCGGTTCATCAGCTGTAGCCAAAGCAGTGTTCAGAACCATAACATGCCTTTTATTACTCGTGTGGTCATATCAAGCGGATACTTTTGAATTATTGAACCAAAGCTTGATAAGACACCACTAACGATTTTGAATCCAAAAAGTATACTATCTAGTATCTAGGCCCTCAAAGACCGCTTAAGAGGtagcacaaataaaaaaaacgttcGTTATTGGCAACATACAAAATATGGGCGAGTTGCCAACGAGTTTGTTTTGgtaaaatcgaacggggtctgtattggAATAATAACCAGGGTCAGAGAAAAGTTGTTAAGGTATGGCTTTtaagaaatcgttcaaaattttcattcaaaaatatcgAGGAATTATGATTTTTGTGTGAAACTACACTGACACTGATTTAAAAGTATTAATTGattgaactacatttttttagaaagacaaTGTAGCCGCCTTAAACTTTTCTGAAATAAGCAAAAACTGGGTGTATGTTTTAGAAGGTTGTAACTCGAAAACATAAATTTGTACTTAAATTGAGTCTTGACTAATTGTAAAAAATTGATATCtagactatatatatatatatatatatatatatatatatatatatatatatatctatatatatatatatatatatatatatatatatatatatatatatatatatatatatatatatgtatttatatatatatatatatatatatatatatatatatatatatatatatatatatgtatttatatatatatatatatatatatatatatatatatatatatatatatatatatatatatatatatatatatatatatatatatatatatatatatatatatatatatatatatatatatatatatatatatatatatatatatatatatatatatatacatggtGAATATGCcgacacaaaatttaaaaattatctagCGACGATAAGTCAATGTTTGTCttatggaataaaaaaaaccatgtGAGAGTAATCAAACTTGCCATCTCTCTTTATCCATTTACTTAATTACGCAGCATATAGCGCAAATTTGGCATTTCTAGATAGAATCGACAATAAGACAAACGTCACGAAATCAAACGAAAAACAAACGACACAAAATCCGAAATTAAAGGAAAAAAGTTGACTCCagataatcgaaccattttctccgTTTAATCGAGCCCCCGAATAATCGTGcttccagataatcgagtccgacctgtatagaaatggatgttcttttttttttttcaaatatacaaCAACTACAATCAGTGTAATTTCAACAATGTCACTTATTTTCTATTAACTGACAGTTTGAAAAGATATGTAACAGCAGCAAATGACAGTAATAggtaaaacaataataatatgttCAGTCAAAAGTTATTTTTCTCGTCTATCTCAGCTTCAATGATATCTATTATCTGTGGCCATAACGACGAATTCATTTTTAAAAGCATGATATCGCTTATCATCTTATCGCTTAAGCATGTTCTAGAATCAGTCAACACCAGTTTCAGCTGACTGAAAAGCCTTTCAACAGTGACTTGGGTGGACGGTACAGATAACAATGCTATGGCTAAGCGGTATATATTAGGATTGGCAAATTTTCGTTGTTTCCAATATTGCATTATGTCAAAGTTTACTTGACTTCTCCCAGAAGGAGTCAACCCTGGTTCCTGCGGAGCAACTATTGGTACTTTTGTTCGACTTTCTAGTTTTATGATTTCCTTAAGAAAAGGATCACTACTAATAAAACCATGTTGGGTCGTTACAGTGTCTTCGTGGAATAGGTGAGTAAGATATTGCTCTACAAAATCGTCAGAGGATGCCCTTGTTGTATCTGCATTTTCCTCACAGATTTCTGTATTCAAACCTGCAATATCGTTCAGTTTAGCATTTAAAGCAAGGAGATATTgctgaaacaaaaacaaatataagttatACTAATACATTGAACTGCAGTAGTACAACAAACCTGTACTTCTGACTTTTCATTATTGCTAAGTCTGTTCGATCCGAAAAAGTTAAATCGTGGATCCATGTATATGCATGCTTTAAATGGCATACTGTTCCGTAGCGTCTTCATTCGGCTTTCCATAGCTGCCAACAGTTTTCTGGCGAGGATGTTTTCTTCAGAGCAGCCATTAAGCTGTGCTTGGCATATTAGCCATTCCGCGTAAAAATCGGTAAGCGGCACGTGATCCTTCTGTGTCTTCAATGTCAATACGAAAACTGGCTCAAAAGCTTCACAAAACTTCCGGATGAAGTTCCATTGACACGAAAAATCTGGTAAAAACAAAATGAACTGAAAATGGAGATAAAGAGATCAATCATTCTTACCGATGTATGGGTCCTTGTTTTGAAGTAATGCCAAAAATGGCGTTCCTTCGAGACTCTTCAGGTATTtcatcaaaatgtaccaaacatTCCATCGGGTTTGGCATACCTTCGGTGGAAGCGCTATTTTGTGTTGATTGAAGAGCTGCCGATTCTCCTTAtggtacatttttaaacattttttgtttatgTTAGATAGCCTAGTTTTGTAGTTCCGCAACACATCCCACACCGCCAACTGAGCAGTGTGCGCGCCACACCTAACGCTTTCCAGAATGTCCAAATCTATTGTTTCGTTATCTTTTTCTTGTTCGGTGGTGATGGTTTGCGCATTATGTTCCGCTTCCGAGTAGTTTTGAATGAAATCGTCATATTCTAGCGCATTCTTGAAATCACATACAGGTGTGCTCTCATCTTCCGAAGAGCTGTCTGATTCGGCATCTACAATCGAGTTACAAATCAGGGTGTTTTCTTTTGGCAGAACAGAGCCTAAAGCCACTTCTGCCGTAGTCGTAGACATCAATTTTTTCAAGCATCTAACTGCTGCAAGCATATTAGCGCCATTGTCGTGTGTCACCGCCAAAAGTTGTTTGTAATCGAGCCCAAATCTTTTCATTtctatttcaatcacgttttttaAATTCTGTCTGGTTTGCCTTTCTTCCATTTCATGTGCAGCTATATCAATAAAGATTATACTAGGTTATGCAGTTTCGattgaaatgaaaatagaaatttatgtttataatcttatatatgtatatataaatagttatatttatatttatatttatatttatatttatatttatatttatatttatatttatatttatatttatatttatatttatatttatatttatatttatatttatatttatatttatatttatatttatatttatatttatatttatatttatatttatatttatatttatatttatatttatatttatatttatatttatatttatatttatatttatatttatatttatatttatatttatatttatatttatatttatatttatatttatatttatatttatatttatatttatatttatatttatatttatatttatatttatatttatatttatatttatatttatatttatatttatatttatatttatatttatatttatatttatatttatattaatatttatatttatatttatatttatatttatatttatatatatatttgtattcatatttatatttatatttatatttatatttatatttatatgtatatttatatttatatttatatttatatttatatttatatttatattaatatttatatttatatttatatttatatttatatttatattaatatttatatttatatttatatttatatttatatttatatttatatttatatttatatttatatttatatttatatttatatttatatttatatttatatttatatttatatttatatttatatttatatttatatttatatttatatttatatttatatttatatttatatttatatttatatttatatttatgtttatatttatatttatatttatatttatgtttaaatttatatttatatttatatttatatttatatttatatttatatttatatttatatttatatttatatttatatttatatttatatttatatttatatttatatttatatttatatttatatttatatttatatttatatttatatttatatttatatttatatttatatttatatttatatttatatttatatttatat from Wyeomyia smithii strain HCP4-BCI-WySm-NY-G18 chromosome 3, ASM2978416v1, whole genome shotgun sequence encodes the following:
- the LOC129728386 gene encoding uncharacterized protein LOC129728386, which gives rise to MENCNPSRVPMITGFVQQKEEDSDSLADEQQYQSLIGALLYIAVNTRPDIAISTSILRRRVTKPTSADWNEAKRVLRTADHVLHLGGAGNLQLECFVDADWAGEVDNRKSNTGYIFKYGGGLVGWGSRKQTCVSLSSTEAEYIALAECLHELQWLRRLVDDLGEHLMLPIVVN
- the LOC129728387 gene encoding uncharacterized protein LOC129728387, with product MEERQTRQNLKNVIEIEMKRFGLDYKQLLAVTHDNGANMLAAVRCLKKLMSTTTAEVALGSVLPKENTLICNSIVDAESDSSSEDESTPVCDFKNALEYDDFIQNYSEAEHNAQTITTEQEKDNETIDLDILESVRCGAHTAQLAVWDVLRNYKTRLSNINKKCLKMYHKENRQLFNQHKIALPPKVCQTRWNVWYILMKYLKSLEGTPFLALLQNKDPYIDFSCQWNFIRKFCEAFEPVFVLTLKTQKDHVPLTDFYAEWLICQAQLNGCSEENILARKLLAAMESRMKTLRNSMPFKACIYMDPRFNFFGSNRLSNNEKSEVQQYLLALNAKLNDIAGLNTEICEENADTTRASSDDFVEQYLTHLFHEDTVTTQHGFISSDPFLKEIIKLESRTKVPIVAPQEPGLTPSGRSQVNFDIMQYWKQRKFANPNIYRLAIALLSVPSTQVTVERLFSQLKLVLTDSRTCLSDKMISDIMLLKMNSSLWPQIIDIIEAEIDEKNNF